Proteins encoded within one genomic window of Bacillus sp. 1NLA3E:
- a CDS encoding efflux RND transporter permease subunit — MIRLIEGTMKRSVLILSFVVLILAWGTMSAFQMQRDYLPPINNTALMVTIQANNYQADQVKKLITAKVEEAVGTVDKLSYIEANSFDGGLMSSLYFPGKTDMEKAENEVKAAVEKIKWPDGVKTPQITRISTNSFPVMRLSLTSSSKNLNENQLRTSIQEKVVNEIKDVPGVREVRVTGTGKDGYLLTLSAGALKKYGLTVKDIQTALSSIHPNWPQGTINEKGGPEGQISMPIRVTDWSINSNDLKNVKIPIKGTNTVDLQEVAKIDNSIIDLQTISRTGGQPSVLVDILKTPSSNITDVTERINERIKEIPEINSEAVQLSVLLDQGNEINSALKGLIIEGLMGIVFSVICVFLFFRNIRSTMIIAISLPICLLSATAILKAMDVSLNILTISGLIVAMGRVVDDSIVVIDNMYKKQMKEFNGHVSMRHLAEGVVEMIPAIVASTATTVSVFLPISIIGGLISSAFSGFAWSVVIALGTSLAVSIIVVPALAFLLWRKQPVTKSIEVETKAQEILKKVFLKKKIIVALTAALFAITIVKALFLPVNFFPNGYSKGVAIQVELPEKSQLSDVDAEVKNIETLLKDNPKVEKFSSTLGSVFTPMFDDVFDEGGGWMQKQNVANISVGIKDQTDTDLFVKQLRKKLATLSTAAVYTVINQNISGDDSRLKVILTGGDHHELEKTAIMVRSKLQMIPNLSVEGSANDADASMKHYLSLNQEKIQSLGLNVDEVLNRINSYLPQDVRMDVSSGDSITPIDLRMDKEESLVLAGDPDPEKTILSKIGHEMFTIKDGSKVSLAEITSLETSNQTVISERDGRPFAAITANIVTRDIGKVSKQVKDTMKTLNLPSGIEYSIGGISQQVKQMVMEMILALALSLALVLMIVSAVFRGWQAPAAVLVCIPMALIGSVWSMTIFGMEWNLAALIGMLMLTGIVVTNGIVLVDKIERNLADGMETIQAIVLGTATRVRPVLMTAGTTILTLLPLVFSNSGNTIVSKTLGVVVVGGMISSTLICLLVIPILYERLSRKATHTKNNHQQHVSA, encoded by the coding sequence ATGATTCGATTGATTGAAGGAACAATGAAACGTTCGGTTTTGATCCTGTCATTTGTTGTTCTCATTTTAGCCTGGGGTACCATGTCTGCATTTCAGATGCAGAGGGATTACCTTCCGCCTATTAACAATACTGCCCTCATGGTAACTATACAGGCGAATAATTATCAGGCTGATCAGGTTAAGAAACTCATTACGGCTAAAGTGGAGGAAGCTGTTGGAACTGTTGATAAGCTGAGCTATATTGAGGCAAACTCTTTTGATGGCGGTTTAATGTCGAGCCTTTACTTTCCTGGCAAAACTGATATGGAGAAGGCTGAGAATGAAGTTAAGGCAGCTGTTGAAAAAATTAAATGGCCTGACGGTGTGAAAACTCCACAGATCACTCGTATTAGTACCAACTCTTTTCCGGTCATGCGATTAAGTTTGACAAGCTCTTCTAAGAACCTTAATGAAAATCAGCTGCGTACATCCATTCAAGAAAAAGTAGTAAATGAAATTAAGGATGTTCCAGGGGTAAGGGAAGTACGTGTGACCGGGACAGGGAAAGATGGATACCTGTTGACTCTAAGTGCTGGTGCCCTCAAAAAATATGGTTTAACTGTGAAAGATATTCAAACTGCACTATCATCCATCCATCCGAATTGGCCTCAGGGAACAATCAATGAAAAAGGAGGACCTGAAGGACAAATATCAATGCCAATCCGTGTTACAGATTGGTCCATTAATAGTAATGATCTTAAAAACGTAAAAATTCCGATTAAGGGCACGAATACTGTAGATTTACAAGAAGTTGCGAAAATTGACAATAGTATCATTGACCTACAAACCATTTCCAGAACAGGAGGACAACCAAGTGTTCTTGTAGATATTTTAAAAACTCCTTCATCAAACATTACGGATGTGACTGAACGAATAAACGAAAGGATCAAAGAAATACCAGAAATCAATTCAGAGGCTGTCCAGCTTTCTGTGTTATTGGACCAGGGCAATGAAATAAATTCTGCTTTAAAAGGTTTAATAATAGAAGGATTAATGGGGATTGTGTTCTCGGTGATTTGTGTGTTTTTGTTTTTCAGGAATATTCGTTCAACAATGATCATTGCCATTTCCTTACCGATCTGTCTTCTTTCCGCAACAGCGATTCTAAAGGCAATGGATGTCAGTTTAAATATCTTGACCATTTCTGGATTAATTGTGGCGATGGGGCGGGTGGTCGATGATTCAATTGTGGTCATCGATAATATGTACAAAAAACAAATGAAAGAATTCAACGGCCATGTTTCAATGAGGCATTTGGCTGAGGGGGTAGTAGAAATGATTCCAGCGATTGTTGCCTCCACTGCAACCACCGTTTCTGTGTTTCTTCCTATTTCAATAATTGGAGGATTGATTAGCTCTGCTTTTTCCGGATTTGCCTGGTCCGTTGTGATCGCGCTTGGGACATCACTTGCTGTTTCTATTATCGTTGTACCAGCATTAGCTTTTTTACTTTGGAGGAAACAACCTGTTACAAAGTCGATTGAAGTTGAGACTAAAGCACAGGAAATACTTAAAAAGGTATTTTTGAAGAAAAAAATAATTGTTGCACTTACAGCGGCACTATTTGCTATTACGATTGTAAAAGCCCTGTTTTTACCGGTGAACTTTTTTCCAAATGGATATTCAAAAGGCGTAGCTATCCAGGTCGAACTTCCTGAGAAATCGCAGCTTTCTGATGTGGATGCTGAAGTGAAAAATATTGAAACCCTTTTAAAGGATAACCCAAAAGTGGAAAAATTCTCTTCAACTCTTGGTTCGGTATTTACACCCATGTTTGATGATGTCTTTGATGAAGGAGGTGGCTGGATGCAAAAACAAAATGTCGCCAATATTTCGGTTGGTATTAAGGATCAAACCGATACAGATTTATTCGTGAAGCAACTTAGAAAGAAACTCGCGACTTTATCAACAGCCGCAGTATATACGGTTATCAATCAAAATATTTCTGGGGACGATTCTCGATTAAAGGTAATTTTAACAGGGGGAGACCACCATGAACTTGAAAAAACTGCGATTATGGTAAGAAGTAAACTTCAGATGATTCCTAATTTAAGTGTGGAAGGATCGGCGAATGATGCCGATGCATCAATGAAACATTATCTTTCACTTAATCAGGAGAAAATTCAAAGCTTGGGTCTTAATGTCGATGAAGTACTCAATCGAATTAACAGCTATTTACCTCAAGACGTAAGAATGGATGTTTCCTCTGGTGACTCCATAACTCCAATTGATCTTCGTATGGATAAAGAGGAAAGCCTTGTATTGGCTGGGGATCCTGATCCTGAAAAAACCATTCTATCAAAAATCGGACATGAAATGTTTACCATCAAGGATGGTTCAAAAGTGTCGTTAGCAGAAATTACTTCATTAGAGACAAGTAACCAAACGGTAATAAGTGAGCGAGATGGTCGACCATTTGCTGCTATCACAGCTAATATAGTCACAAGAGATATCGGGAAGGTATCGAAACAAGTTAAAGATACAATGAAAACTTTGAATCTTCCTTCAGGTATCGAGTATTCAATCGGAGGGATCTCCCAGCAGGTAAAACAAATGGTGATGGAGATGATTCTTGCTTTAGCTTTGTCTCTTGCCCTTGTCCTTATGATCGTTAGTGCAGTATTTCGCGGTTGGCAGGCACCTGCTGCAGTATTGGTTTGCATCCCAATGGCGTTGATCGGGTCGGTATGGAGTATGACCATTTTTGGAATGGAATGGAATCTTGCAGCCTTGATCGGAATGTTAATGCTCACTGGAATAGTTGTCACCAACGGAATTGTGCTCGTCGATAAAATTGAACGGAATCTTGCTGATGGAATGGAAACAATACAGGCGATTGTACTTGGAACCGCGACAAGGGTCAGACCCGTGTTAATGACAGCAGGAACCACCATTTTAACCTTGCTACCGTTAGTGTTCTCAAATAGTGGGAACACGATTGTTTCAAAAACACTAGGTGTTGTCGTAGTAGGTGGTATGATCAGTTCCACGCTTATCTGCCTTCTGGTCATACCAATCTTGTATGAAAGGTTAAGTAGAAAAGCCACTCATACAAAGAACAATCATCAGCAACATGTATCTGCTTAG
- a CDS encoding LrgB family protein — MTLLIINVIFCITLTISCYFLSLKLYRKYKKGWLNPLYTASILLVFLLFIFHIHEATYRQVNHIFNQLLQLAVVSLAVPLYKQWSFLKKNYKKILAGVICGTSLGMISVLGMAQIFHLKHQLLASLIPRSVTLPIALTISSDLGGITSTTIFFVIISALISLIIGPKLLNQLGIKSKSAKGLAMGTSAQMLGANRSLLWGEEEGAMGNIAMTTSALFLSMVVPIIPYIF, encoded by the coding sequence ATGACCCTCTTAATCATAAATGTTATATTCTGTATCACCCTCACCATAAGTTGTTACTTTTTAAGTTTAAAACTCTATCGTAAATATAAAAAAGGCTGGCTAAATCCTTTATACACTGCATCTATTCTACTTGTTTTTTTGTTGTTTATTTTCCATATCCATGAAGCGACCTACCGGCAGGTTAACCACATCTTTAATCAACTATTACAGCTTGCTGTTGTTTCGTTAGCTGTCCCGCTATATAAACAATGGTCTTTCTTAAAGAAAAACTATAAAAAAATCCTTGCTGGCGTGATTTGTGGGACGTCCTTGGGAATGATCTCGGTATTAGGAATGGCCCAAATTTTTCATTTGAAACATCAGCTGTTGGCTTCACTGATTCCTAGGTCGGTAACCCTACCAATTGCTTTAACCATTTCCAGTGACCTTGGAGGGATTACGTCGACAACTATCTTTTTTGTAATTATTTCAGCTTTAATATCACTGATCATCGGGCCAAAATTATTAAATCAATTGGGTATAAAAAGCAAATCTGCAAAAGGTTTAGCAATGGGTACCTCAGCGCAAATGCTCGGGGCAAATCGTTCGCTCTTATGGGGAGAAGAAGAAGGGGCAATGGGAAATATCGCGATGACCACATCTGCCTTGTTTCTTTCAATGGTGGTGCCAATCATTCCATATATTTTTTAA
- a CDS encoding CidA/LrgA family protein, protein MILRVLQFFIILGFLLLGYGTVILFHIPLPGSVVGMILLFIFLQTGIIKLAWIEKATSFQLKHLTLLFIPPIASLFLSSSFLKILQWPVLVIIIVSSICCLLGTALPVEWYEKIIRRNVK, encoded by the coding sequence ATGATATTAAGGGTTCTACAGTTTTTCATCATTTTGGGGTTTCTCCTGTTAGGCTATGGTACCGTGATTCTCTTTCATATTCCTTTACCTGGTAGTGTTGTTGGCATGATATTGCTGTTTATTTTCCTCCAAACAGGAATAATCAAATTAGCATGGATTGAGAAAGCTACTTCCTTTCAGTTAAAACATCTAACCTTACTATTTATACCACCGATTGCCAGTCTCTTTCTGTCTTCAAGTTTTCTTAAAATATTACAATGGCCTGTCTTAGTAATTATTATTGTGAGTAGTATATGCTGTTTGCTAGGCACAGCCCTCCCAGTTGAATGGTATGAAAAAATAATAAGGAGGAATGTAAAATGA
- a CDS encoding ECF transporter S component produces the protein MKKLKVKAIVSIGMLSSISYIMMLLNFPMPPFPNFLLVDFSDIPALIAALIFGPLAGVLVEFIKNFLNYFTVGSATGVPVGQIANFIAGILFILPTYYLYKKLKSRKGMTFALIVGSLSMGIFMSVLNYFVFLPAYTFFLNSPAMSTTEMRQLIVTAILPFNIMKGLIMSTIIFLIFIRMQSWIDKQIVMKSM, from the coding sequence ATGAAAAAATTAAAAGTAAAAGCTATTGTATCAATTGGAATGCTGAGTAGTATTTCGTATATCATGATGCTGCTAAATTTCCCAATGCCGCCGTTTCCTAATTTTCTGTTGGTTGATTTTAGCGATATACCAGCTCTGATTGCAGCATTGATTTTTGGCCCATTGGCGGGTGTTTTAGTTGAATTTATAAAAAATTTCCTAAATTATTTTACGGTAGGAAGTGCAACGGGTGTACCAGTCGGGCAGATTGCTAACTTTATTGCAGGGATTCTGTTTATTCTACCAACTTATTATCTATATAAAAAATTAAAATCGCGTAAAGGCATGACATTTGCTTTGATTGTGGGATCACTCTCAATGGGGATTTTTATGAGTGTATTAAATTATTTTGTCTTTCTACCTGCCTATACATTCTTTTTAAACTCACCGGCCATGTCAACAACTGAAATGCGTCAACTTATTGTTACTGCAATTCTTCCTTTTAATATTATGAAAGGGTTGATTATGAGCACAATCATTTTCTTAATATTTATCCGTATGCAATCTTGGATTGACAAACAAATTGTAATGAAAAGTATGTGA
- a CDS encoding heavy-metal-associated domain-containing protein, producing MTIFIKEATSEQPVQTLETILMKMDGIERALVDIEDGEVKITYNENQLSQEQIFLRIKQSGMHPSDGGQ from the coding sequence ATGACAATTTTTATTAAAGAAGCTACAAGTGAGCAACCTGTTCAAACCTTAGAAACTATCCTCATGAAAATGGATGGAATCGAAAGAGCTTTGGTGGATATAGAGGATGGCGAGGTAAAGATTACATACAACGAAAACCAATTATCCCAGGAACAAATCTTTCTAAGGATTAAGCAGTCCGGAATGCATCCGTCTGATGGAGGACAGTAG
- a CDS encoding amino acid permease → MDFFIPNKKSCHSKVNEKGNLTWWQLSLIGVGCTIGTGFFLGSTIGIIITGPSIVFSFILAALGTYVVYNLLAKMTAEDPQEGSFCYYAKKAYGRWAGFSCGWNYWGSNILIMGSQLTALSILSRFWFPNVPLWVFAAGYAILAIIVVLTGSNGFDRIENLLAIIKTAAIVMFIILAIAALMGWIHGDAKHPGIPNSAKDFFSEGLKGFWASLIYAFYAYGGIEVIGLLATRLKKKEDAPKAGLVMLILLVVTYVISLGLAVAMAKHGAFNEKESPFVTALDQYNLRMFPHVFNGAIIIAGFSTMTASLFGVTTLLVTLAEDGDAPAFFSKRIKRWKKLPLPSLGLATIGLLASIVTALLLPGKIYEYITTAAGILILFNWFFIIISAFRILKIKMWGKILGFIGLILILAAISGTLIEKNIRFGFFVSLLFVVIIGVVALIMQKMVWKKESHAR, encoded by the coding sequence ATGGATTTTTTTATTCCTAATAAAAAATCATGTCATAGCAAGGTAAATGAAAAAGGTAACTTAACATGGTGGCAATTGTCATTAATAGGTGTTGGCTGTACGATAGGCACTGGCTTTTTCCTTGGATCGACAATTGGAATTATCATTACAGGTCCCTCTATTGTTTTTTCCTTTATCTTAGCAGCGTTGGGAACCTATGTGGTATACAATTTATTAGCAAAAATGACGGCAGAGGACCCACAAGAAGGATCCTTCTGTTACTATGCAAAAAAAGCCTATGGACGGTGGGCAGGCTTTAGTTGTGGCTGGAATTATTGGGGTTCTAACATTCTTATTATGGGTAGCCAATTAACGGCCTTGTCCATCTTGTCGAGATTTTGGTTCCCAAATGTTCCGCTATGGGTTTTTGCAGCAGGGTATGCCATTCTAGCGATCATTGTTGTATTAACTGGAAGTAATGGTTTTGATAGAATAGAAAATTTACTAGCTATTATTAAAACGGCTGCAATTGTTATGTTTATTATTCTTGCAATAGCTGCTCTTATGGGGTGGATCCATGGGGACGCTAAACATCCTGGAATACCAAATTCGGCAAAGGACTTTTTTTCAGAGGGATTAAAAGGTTTTTGGGCCTCTTTAATCTATGCTTTTTACGCTTATGGAGGGATAGAAGTAATCGGACTTTTGGCCACAAGACTTAAAAAGAAAGAAGATGCTCCAAAGGCCGGATTGGTGATGTTGATTTTACTCGTTGTAACTTATGTTATATCCCTTGGACTTGCCGTAGCTATGGCTAAACATGGGGCGTTTAATGAAAAAGAAAGCCCATTTGTAACAGCACTTGATCAATACAATCTTCGCATGTTCCCTCATGTATTTAATGGGGCCATTATTATTGCTGGTTTTTCAACGATGACGGCTTCCTTATTTGGAGTAACCACTCTGTTGGTAACGTTAGCAGAAGATGGCGATGCTCCAGCCTTTTTTTCAAAAAGGATTAAAAGATGGAAGAAACTTCCGTTACCTTCCCTAGGTCTCGCAACGATCGGACTGCTTGCATCAATTGTCACAGCACTGCTCCTGCCGGGAAAAATTTATGAGTACATTACCACAGCAGCCGGTATATTAATATTGTTCAACTGGTTCTTCATTATTATTTCTGCATTTCGAATATTAAAAATAAAAATGTGGGGGAAGATTTTAGGCTTTATCGGACTAATATTAATTTTGGCAGCCATAAGTGGAACTTTGATAGAAAAAAATATTCGTTTTGGATTTTTTGTTAGCTTATTATTTGTAGTAATCATCGGTGTTGTTGCGTTGATCATGCAAAAAATGGTCTGGAAAAAGGAAAGTCATGCAAGGTAA